One Carcharodon carcharias isolate sCarCar2 chromosome 1, sCarCar2.pri, whole genome shotgun sequence DNA window includes the following coding sequences:
- the LOC121285165 gene encoding peptidoglycan recognition protein 1-like, producing MTSGQENTAQRNFRMKILLLITGILLAVQGCPPIIKRSGWSTRASSCTHNLSNSLKYAVIHHTDGNRCFSMSACKRQLQNIQSYHMDERGWCDIGYNFLIGEDGNIYEGRGWTKMGAQTRGYNQISLGISIMGNFTSVAPNSKALNAAQSLIQCSALRGYLSSKYTLKGHRQLRSTDCPGNALFKVIQTWPRWA from the exons ATGACCTCTGGCCAGGAGAACACTGCTCAAAGGAAC tttaGAATGAAGATCCTCCTTTTGATTACTGGAATCCTCCTTGCAGTCCAAG GCTGCCCACCGATTATAAAGCGTTCTGGCTGGTCAACACGGGCTTCTAGTTGCACCCATAATCTGTCGAATTCTCTTAAATATGCTGTGATTCACCATACTGATGGCAATCGCTGCTTCAGCATGTCGGCGTGTAAGAGGCAACTGCAGAATATCCAATCTTACCATATGGATGAACGTGGCTGGTGCGATATTGGCTACAA TTTCCTCATTGGAGAAGATGGAAATATTTATGAAGGTCGAGGATGGACCAAAATGGGAGCCCAAACCCGTGGATACAACCAAATCAGCCTTGGCATAAGCATTATGGGAAACTTTACAA GTGTTGCACCAAACAGCAAAGCACTGAATGCTGCCCAGAGTCTGATTCAATGTTCTGCTTTGAGAGGCTACCTGTCATCCAAATACACGTTGAAGGGCCACAGGCAACTGAGATCAACTGATTGTCCTGGAAATGCACTCTTCAAAGTCATACAGACATGGCCTAGGTGGGCCTAA